A single window of Sphingobacterium sp. ML3W DNA harbors:
- the hpf gene encoding ribosome hibernation-promoting factor, HPF/YfiA family: MNITVQSIKFNADQKLIEFIQRKTGKLNQFLDSIIGGECYLRLENVDDEINKISEIKINIPGSQLFAKGQAKSFEEATDIAVESLRRQINKHKTKTKTQISNHKEILATEEEEF, encoded by the coding sequence ATGAACATTACTGTGCAATCAATTAAATTTAATGCTGATCAAAAGCTAATTGAGTTTATCCAAAGAAAAACAGGTAAATTGAATCAGTTTTTAGACTCAATCATTGGTGGAGAGTGCTACTTGCGTTTAGAAAATGTAGACGATGAAATAAATAAGATATCGGAAATAAAAATAAATATCCCCGGGAGCCAACTTTTTGCGAAAGGACAAGCTAAGAGTTTTGAAGAAGCGACTGATATTGCAGTGGAATCCTTAAGAAGACAAATTAACAAACATAAGACCAAAACCAAGACACAGATCAGTAACCATAAAGAAATTTTGGCGACTGAAGAAGAAGAATTTTAA
- a CDS encoding L-rhamnose mutarotase, with protein MIQYTFALDLVNDPKLIAEYEQHHKTVMPEIKESIRAAGVTKMEIFRFENRLFMIMEVDSTFSFEKKAKMDAENETVQKWEKLMWKYQSAIPGAKGDEKWVLMNKIFDLK; from the coding sequence ATGATACAATATACGTTTGCGCTAGATTTGGTTAATGATCCGAAATTGATTGCTGAATATGAGCAGCATCATAAAACAGTGATGCCAGAAATTAAAGAATCAATCCGAGCTGCTGGTGTTACGAAGATGGAAATATTTAGATTTGAAAACCGTTTATTTATGATCATGGAGGTGGACAGTACGTTTTCTTTTGAAAAGAAAGCTAAAATGGATGCTGAAAATGAAACTGTACAGAAATGGGAGAAATTGATGTGGAAGTATCAAAGTGCGATACCAGGTGCGAAGGGGGATGAGAAGTGGGTTTTAATGAATAAAATATTCGATTTGAAATAA
- a CDS encoding UxaA family hydrolase produces MIKDKKKYLQIHPNDNVLVALQDLPQGTEIEWQNNRFQLLENIAAKHKFTITPLTKDAEVYMYGVLVGKVNCDLGMGALISTENLRHAADDFKLSKRNTAWTQPDVSNFKDKTFSGFHRSNGTVGTANYWLVIPLVFCENRNVLTLKTAFEEKLGYKVKANDYTTEVDELIRLYQSGADVNQIISSDLSVSVGSASQQRLFDNVDGIKFLNHEMGCGGTRLDSDALCGLLAGYITHPNVAGATILSLGCQHAQASILQAEIAKRDPKFDKPLYIFEQQKEGTEKELMQKAVKATFAGMMEANQHTRKPASLDKLCIGLECGGSDGFSGISANPALGYLSDILVTLGGSVILAEFPELCGVEQELSDRCVDEPTADKFMELMRVYNAKAEADGSGFYMNPSPGNIRDGLITDAIKSAGAAKKGGTSPVTAVVDYPGLANKPGLNLLCTPGNDVESTTAEVAAGANIVLFTTGLGTPTGNPITPVVKLSTNTKTFEKMPDIIDINCGTIIEGEESIQEAAHRILDYVIQVASGEVVPKAVLLGQDDFIPWRRGVSL; encoded by the coding sequence ATGATAAAGGATAAGAAAAAATATTTGCAGATACACCCGAACGATAATGTTTTGGTCGCTTTGCAGGATCTGCCCCAAGGTACTGAAATTGAATGGCAGAATAACCGTTTTCAATTGTTGGAAAATATTGCTGCTAAACATAAATTTACCATAACTCCTCTAACTAAAGATGCCGAGGTATATATGTATGGGGTATTGGTTGGTAAGGTCAATTGTGACTTAGGAATGGGGGCTTTGATTTCAACAGAAAATTTGAGACATGCTGCAGATGATTTTAAGTTGAGTAAGCGGAATACAGCGTGGACTCAACCTGATGTTTCGAATTTTAAAGATAAGACTTTTAGTGGTTTTCATCGTTCTAACGGAACTGTTGGTACAGCTAATTATTGGCTGGTTATTCCGTTGGTTTTTTGTGAGAATAGAAATGTACTGACGCTGAAAACAGCTTTTGAAGAAAAGTTAGGATATAAAGTAAAAGCAAATGATTATACGACCGAGGTCGATGAGTTGATTCGTTTATATCAATCAGGAGCTGATGTCAACCAGATTATCTCAAGTGATCTGAGTGTATCTGTTGGATCTGCTAGTCAACAGCGCTTATTTGATAATGTGGATGGTATCAAGTTTTTGAATCATGAGATGGGTTGCGGAGGTACACGTCTGGATTCTGATGCATTATGTGGTTTGCTAGCGGGTTATATTACGCATCCTAACGTAGCTGGGGCGACAATTTTGAGTTTAGGTTGTCAACATGCACAGGCTTCAATATTACAAGCGGAAATAGCCAAAAGAGATCCGAAGTTTGATAAACCTTTATATATTTTTGAACAACAAAAAGAGGGCACGGAAAAAGAATTGATGCAGAAGGCTGTTAAAGCAACATTTGCGGGTATGATGGAGGCAAATCAACACACTCGCAAACCGGCTTCTTTAGATAAGTTGTGTATCGGTTTGGAATGTGGTGGTTCGGATGGTTTCTCAGGTATCTCCGCTAATCCAGCATTGGGATATCTATCGGATATCTTAGTGACTTTGGGCGGATCGGTTATATTGGCTGAATTTCCAGAGCTTTGTGGTGTGGAGCAAGAATTGAGTGATCGTTGTGTGGATGAACCTACTGCTGATAAATTTATGGAACTGATGCGTGTGTATAATGCAAAAGCTGAGGCTGATGGTTCAGGTTTTTACATGAATCCTTCACCAGGGAATATACGTGACGGACTTATTACGGATGCTATTAAATCTGCTGGAGCGGCTAAAAAAGGAGGGACATCACCCGTAACGGCTGTAGTGGATTATCCCGGATTGGCTAATAAACCAGGGTTAAATCTTTTATGCACACCTGGGAATGATGTGGAAAGTACGACTGCTGAGGTTGCAGCGGGTGCAAACATCGTGCTGTTTACAACAGGATTGGGCACTCCAACAGGAAACCCGATCACTCCTGTCGTAAAGCTGTCTACGAATACGAAGACATTCGAAAAAATGCCAGATATTATCGATATTAATTGTGGGACAATTATCGAAGGAGAAGAGTCAATTCAAGAAGCTGCTCATCGTATATTGGATTATGTGATTCAGGTGGCTAGTGGAGAGGTCGTTCCTAAAGCGGTTCTTTTGGGACAAGATGATTTTATTCCTTGGCGAAGAGGAGTATCTTTATAA
- the rpsU gene encoding 30S ribosomal protein S21 codes for MIIVNVKEGESLDRALKRFKKKFEKTGVLRELRSRQAYEKRSVTRRIQVRKAIYKQGLNQEVSI; via the coding sequence ATGATTATCGTAAATGTAAAAGAAGGTGAATCTTTAGATAGAGCATTAAAACGTTTCAAGAAGAAATTCGAGAAAACTGGAGTTTTAAGAGAACTACGTTCTCGTCAAGCTTATGAAAAGAGATCTGTAACTCGTCGTATTCAAGTTAGAAAAGCGATTTACAAACAAGGATTAAACCAAGAGGTTTCAATCTAA
- a CDS encoding AraC family transcriptional regulator, with protein MKPQLLKVKDSSIKSFSVRNDIMPQNHNIWHYHEELELIHFAKGSGTQFIGDSVKNFRSGDIVLVGANLPHYWLFDAQYLDSNYIDPADIRVTHFKENFLGDQFFNLPENHKLKNLLKKSRRGIQLDNSIITTSKDLIEKILNSYNSTKIIGLIEVLTLIAESESYTLLSSENYPIDSQDLDFGRMTVIIDYITQYYKTQIRLEDIASMTGMTTNSFCRYFKAKSGKTLFQYLIEMRIGYACKLLNERKMNVKQICFESGFQNFVSFHKYFKEATGCTPLQYQKQLYNIIEDQTPTYP; from the coding sequence ATGAAACCACAACTATTAAAAGTCAAGGACAGTAGCATAAAATCTTTCAGTGTCAGGAACGACATTATGCCCCAAAACCACAATATTTGGCATTATCATGAAGAACTTGAATTGATTCATTTTGCAAAAGGTTCTGGAACACAGTTTATTGGAGATAGTGTCAAGAATTTCAGAAGTGGAGATATTGTATTGGTTGGGGCCAACTTACCCCATTATTGGTTATTTGACGCGCAGTACCTCGATAGCAATTATATAGATCCCGCGGATATAAGAGTCACACATTTTAAAGAAAATTTTCTAGGTGATCAATTTTTCAATCTACCGGAAAATCATAAATTAAAAAATCTACTCAAAAAATCAAGACGAGGTATACAGCTCGATAATTCCATCATCACTACATCTAAAGATCTTATAGAAAAGATTTTAAATAGCTATAACTCAACTAAAATCATAGGTCTAATTGAGGTACTTACCCTAATTGCAGAGTCCGAATCCTATACTTTATTATCCAGTGAAAATTACCCCATTGATAGTCAAGATCTAGATTTCGGGCGAATGACCGTAATTATAGACTACATTACCCAGTACTATAAAACACAGATTCGACTTGAAGACATTGCCTCAATGACAGGAATGACGACTAACTCTTTCTGCCGTTATTTCAAAGCTAAATCTGGCAAAACGCTATTTCAATACCTCATTGAAATGCGGATCGGTTATGCTTGCAAATTGCTCAATGAACGCAAGATGAATGTTAAACAGATTTGTTTTGAATCGGGTTTCCAAAACTTTGTCAGTTTTCACAAATATTTTAAGGAAGCAACAGGGTGCACACCCCTACAATATCAAAAACAATTGTATAACATTATTGAAGATCAAACACCAACTTACCCATAA
- the fucP gene encoding L-fucose:H+ symporter permease, with protein MSVSNSNKLAIALVTSLFFFWGFVHNLDPILIPHLRNAFSLTHLQASLVDSAVFIAYFLLAIPAGIIMKRYGYKAGILIGLCLFAVGCFLFIPAANQISYAYFLGALFVVACGLTILETAANPYVTILGDPSKATQRLNFAQSFNGLAAFIAPILGGKYILTEQPKSDTEIAEMSEQVRIAYIQAETAAVKGPYIILGLIILVVAAVLFFTKLPDIKDDEGDGKVGFFHTLRHKNVKWGVIAQFFYVGAQVCILSFMVLYATEVAGIAPMDAAKYASFTGLAFMLGRFVGTFFMKYIQPLKLLTLYAIICIGLSFIVIYGSGELTVYALIAVAFFMSIMFPTIFAVGVQGIGSDTKSASSLIVMSIVGGAILPPLLGLISDMTGNLQLGYWVPLICFVVVLLFALANKNITDQAGKTA; from the coding sequence ATGTCAGTAAGTAACAGTAATAAATTAGCAATCGCTTTAGTAACATCTCTATTTTTCTTTTGGGGATTCGTACATAACTTAGATCCAATCCTGATTCCGCATCTTCGCAATGCTTTTAGTCTGACTCATTTACAAGCATCTTTAGTGGATTCGGCAGTTTTTATTGCCTATTTTCTATTGGCTATTCCTGCGGGAATAATCATGAAGAGATATGGTTATAAAGCGGGTATCCTGATAGGATTATGTCTTTTTGCAGTAGGTTGTTTTCTATTTATTCCCGCCGCTAATCAAATCAGTTATGCTTACTTCTTGGGCGCTTTATTTGTCGTGGCCTGTGGCTTGACTATTTTAGAAACAGCAGCAAATCCATATGTGACTATTTTGGGAGACCCGAGTAAAGCAACCCAACGATTGAATTTTGCACAGTCTTTTAATGGATTGGCTGCATTTATAGCTCCAATTTTGGGCGGTAAGTATATTTTAACGGAGCAGCCGAAGTCGGATACCGAAATTGCAGAAATGAGTGAGCAAGTGCGTATTGCTTATATTCAAGCTGAGACTGCCGCAGTTAAAGGGCCTTATATCATCTTAGGCTTAATTATCCTAGTGGTTGCTGCAGTGCTTTTCTTTACTAAGTTGCCAGATATCAAAGATGATGAAGGCGATGGAAAGGTCGGGTTTTTCCATACCTTGAGACATAAAAATGTGAAATGGGGTGTGATTGCTCAATTTTTTTATGTTGGTGCACAAGTATGTATTTTGAGTTTTATGGTTTTATATGCCACTGAAGTTGCTGGGATAGCACCCATGGATGCTGCAAAGTATGCTAGCTTTACAGGTTTAGCTTTTATGTTAGGAAGGTTTGTAGGTACATTTTTTATGAAATACATACAGCCACTCAAGTTATTAACACTTTATGCAATAATCTGTATTGGTTTGTCTTTTATCGTGATATATGGTAGCGGTGAACTTACGGTGTATGCCTTGATTGCAGTTGCATTTTTTATGTCAATCATGTTTCCGACCATATTTGCTGTAGGTGTACAAGGCATAGGTTCGGATACTAAATCTGCGTCAAGTTTGATTGTTATGTCTATCGTAGGTGGCGCTATATTGCCGCCTTTACTGGGCTTAATTTCGGACATGACAGGAAATCTACAACTTGGATACTGGGTCCCTTTAATCTGTTTTGTGGTTGTGCTTTTATTTGCTCTAGCAAACAAAAATATAACGGATCAAGCTGGAAAAACTGCTTAG
- a CDS encoding DUF6686 family protein: protein MLNAICPLTNVEEVFKTEAGAIYQCSRKNCYWLEFGGTTTSFSVSDFLKFKKSIDNINIESMLTDTARSSDFTLVMPFRTERCYLLDVQAVLNLREVLDGAKFMMELNSVIKACLRNSQLTVLA from the coding sequence ATGTTAAATGCAATCTGTCCGTTAACAAATGTAGAAGAGGTTTTTAAAACTGAAGCTGGTGCGATCTATCAATGTAGTCGTAAAAATTGTTATTGGTTAGAGTTTGGGGGTACAACGACTTCTTTTTCTGTTTCTGATTTTTTGAAATTCAAGAAATCAATCGACAATATCAATATTGAATCCATGTTGACTGACACTGCTCGTTCTTCTGATTTCACTTTGGTGATGCCTTTTCGTACCGAACGCTGTTACTTATTAGATGTTCAAGCTGTTTTGAACTTAAGGGAGGTATTGGATGGCGCTAAGTTTATGATGGAATTGAACAGTGTAATCAAAGCTTGTTTACGCAATTCGCAGCTTACAGTATTGGCTTAA
- a CDS encoding tyrosine-type recombinase/integrase — protein sequence MYQEEFEKYLQFERRYSKHTLMAYLYEVSLFLTFLDNDHLAFEEVNHRDMRHYFAQMSESKKSATTINRSISALRTYFKFLQREGVVKGSPIQIKALKTPKKLPVVVEKDKLMSLLDQLEINVHDFESRRDKLVMELLFGTGIRLSELLQIQDRDIDYYSKNLLIFGKRSKERLVPINATLIKELQLYLQAKTLYIDNNKSSFLIVTKEGKPAYEKLIYRIVHKYLSMISSQQKRSPHILRHTFATALLDNGADLNAIKELLGHAGLAATQVYTHNSAERLKSIYKQAHPKA from the coding sequence ATGTATCAGGAAGAGTTTGAGAAGTATCTACAATTTGAAAGGCGTTATTCTAAACACACTTTAATGGCCTATTTATATGAAGTGAGTTTGTTCTTGACTTTTTTAGATAATGATCATCTGGCATTTGAAGAGGTTAATCATCGGGATATGCGCCACTATTTTGCACAGATGTCCGAGTCGAAGAAATCAGCTACGACAATCAATCGTAGTATTTCGGCGCTGCGTACTTATTTCAAGTTCTTGCAGCGAGAAGGTGTGGTAAAAGGAAGCCCGATACAAATTAAGGCATTGAAGACACCTAAGAAGCTGCCTGTGGTAGTAGAAAAGGATAAGTTGATGTCACTATTAGATCAGTTGGAAATAAATGTACACGACTTTGAAAGTCGTCGGGATAAATTGGTGATGGAGCTTTTGTTTGGTACAGGTATTCGTCTATCTGAATTATTACAAATTCAGGATAGAGATATTGATTATTATAGTAAAAATTTACTTATATTCGGTAAAAGGAGCAAAGAAAGACTGGTTCCGATCAATGCAACATTAATAAAGGAGTTACAGCTTTATTTACAAGCTAAAACTTTGTATATTGATAATAATAAATCTAGTTTCTTAATCGTTACTAAAGAAGGGAAACCTGCCTATGAGAAATTAATCTACAGAATAGTACATAAGTACTTGTCGATGATTTCTTCGCAACAGAAAAGAAGTCCGCATATACTGCGACATACTTTTGCGACAGCACTGCTGGATAATGGTGCAGATCTGAATGCAATAAAGGAGCTCCTCGGGCATGCAGGCCTTGCGGCAACGCAGGTGTATACGCATAATTCAGCGGAGCGATTAAAGTCTATTTATAAACAAGCTCATCCAAAAGCTTAA
- a CDS encoding TonB-dependent receptor: MSDKFEISGNNHKIILFIMLFFIVCRAEAQLQKKEVYGFVVDIDGQPLAGVNVRLTTSLDTIMVASSNTGFYKFEEVKGKNIRLNYSLLGLEIVERSYPQYNSTNRVVAETITLKPQTSVLKEILIKKYKPIVFKEDTVQFNMDAFQFNRRMLLEDALKQIPNFQVSRDGSVYAFGKPIMSVQVDGKKFFGGDVLTATRNLPVDFIKNIQVIDYYGDEAYAKGTKGGESEKILNIVLKDDKKKISFGQVTGGLGNKDRFLASAGINRFNDGQELSFVGSLNNTNTNLFSFGSPNGGGSRDRVMGELADFADPTDGFNNIGSLGTSFSSNLTDKIYASGRYSFSNMKNVTKGNSYLQSVYGDHIISNLEDYVTKSVDNSHQMNWDFDIKLSDTDLLKISPTFSWSKSKGEEVRDRYVKNRTITNNGTYLADNTSTSPNAELDVLYAKSFKKPGRKLVYNLHLGYNSVEKNENILDRNTIIDSAFNDVSTKTSFLNQFVRSDNQNQDIKSSLSIIEPVDKGGVLEINYDFTYTAIDARRMVHERDNELWDMQLVDSLSLRYDYAFASNRIGMKYQQDVFSKFKYNVGFAVQPTELTGYSRDKSIRTSYGNVNLIPAAGIKWKFNENSDLSVDYLGKNNQPNFYQIQPILDNTNSQNIIQGNPDLKAEFVNRILAKYRKSIVKKGQYFESSLAYNFVFDKIVSNRTTMPNSTIQKTTFLNTSGYYDIKAYYLFTSALFDGNIQMSLNGNADFYNNVTYINDTRNDGGHILYSQSLQFRYMFSDIFEAELNGNYSLNSATYKLPYNDQIIAHSGVLGLGSKCYVSQHSSFGVEVSQRLNAGYSSNSWTNVNPTIINAYFEYTFMRNNLAMLRVQGFDLLNQNSGITRDVIGNDILDVQNQRLSRYFMLSLNFRLQKYPKKS; the protein is encoded by the coding sequence ATGTCGGATAAATTCGAAATATCAGGAAATAATCATAAGATCATTTTATTTATTATGCTCTTCTTTATTGTTTGTAGGGCTGAAGCTCAGTTGCAAAAAAAGGAGGTGTATGGTTTTGTTGTGGATATTGATGGACAACCTCTTGCTGGGGTTAATGTGCGCCTAACAACTTCGCTAGATACCATTATGGTTGCGTCTTCAAATACTGGATTCTACAAATTTGAGGAAGTTAAAGGGAAAAACATCCGATTGAACTATAGTTTGTTGGGCTTAGAAATCGTAGAACGCTCTTATCCACAATATAACTCAACCAATCGAGTGGTTGCAGAAACGATTACTCTGAAGCCCCAGACCTCGGTGCTAAAAGAAATTCTTATTAAAAAATATAAGCCAATTGTTTTTAAGGAGGATACGGTACAGTTCAATATGGATGCATTTCAATTTAATCGTCGCATGCTTCTTGAAGACGCTTTGAAGCAAATTCCTAATTTTCAAGTTTCTAGAGATGGATCTGTTTATGCATTTGGAAAACCAATCATGTCTGTTCAGGTGGATGGTAAGAAGTTTTTTGGAGGTGATGTGCTGACAGCAACTCGAAATCTTCCTGTAGACTTTATTAAGAATATTCAGGTGATTGATTACTACGGCGATGAAGCGTATGCAAAAGGAACAAAAGGCGGAGAGTCTGAAAAGATCTTAAACATCGTCTTAAAAGATGATAAAAAGAAAATTTCTTTTGGTCAAGTAACAGGTGGTTTGGGCAATAAAGACCGCTTTTTAGCAAGTGCGGGGATTAATAGGTTTAATGATGGGCAAGAGTTGTCATTTGTTGGGTCTCTTAATAATACGAATACGAATTTATTTTCCTTTGGTTCTCCAAATGGTGGTGGATCGCGTGATCGCGTTATGGGAGAACTGGCTGATTTTGCAGACCCAACTGATGGGTTTAACAATATAGGTTCTTTGGGTACGAGTTTTTCAAGTAATTTGACGGATAAAATTTACGCTTCTGGACGATACAGTTTTTCGAACATGAAGAATGTCACAAAAGGAAATTCTTACCTTCAATCAGTGTACGGTGATCATATCATTTCTAATCTAGAGGATTACGTAACCAAATCAGTAGATAATAGCCATCAGATGAATTGGGATTTTGATATTAAATTGTCTGATACGGATTTGTTGAAAATATCGCCTACATTTTCATGGAGCAAATCTAAAGGTGAAGAAGTGCGGGACAGGTATGTAAAAAACAGAACCATTACGAATAACGGAACATATCTTGCGGATAATACGAGTACAAGTCCAAATGCGGAACTGGATGTGCTATATGCTAAAAGTTTTAAAAAACCGGGTAGAAAATTGGTTTACAATTTACATCTAGGCTATAATTCGGTTGAAAAAAATGAAAATATCTTAGACCGTAACACCATTATTGACTCTGCATTCAATGATGTGAGCACGAAGACTAGTTTTTTAAATCAATTTGTAAGAAGTGATAACCAGAATCAAGATATAAAAAGCTCGCTCTCCATTATCGAACCTGTGGATAAGGGTGGGGTCTTGGAAATCAATTATGATTTTACTTATACAGCAATTGATGCGAGGCGCATGGTTCATGAACGTGATAATGAACTGTGGGATATGCAGCTTGTAGATTCGTTGAGTTTGCGCTATGATTATGCTTTTGCCTCCAATAGAATCGGAATGAAATACCAACAAGATGTCTTTAGTAAGTTTAAATATAATGTGGGTTTTGCGGTACAACCAACTGAATTGACGGGATATTCTCGGGACAAGTCTATCCGGACTTCCTATGGGAACGTTAACCTCATACCCGCAGCAGGTATAAAATGGAAGTTTAATGAAAATTCGGATTTGTCCGTAGACTATTTGGGTAAGAATAATCAACCTAATTTTTATCAAATTCAACCTATTTTGGATAATACAAATTCGCAAAACATTATTCAGGGAAATCCGGATCTGAAAGCTGAATTTGTAAATCGTATTTTAGCGAAGTATCGAAAATCAATTGTGAAAAAGGGACAATATTTCGAAAGTAGTCTAGCCTATAATTTCGTGTTTGATAAAATTGTGTCAAACCGAACTACTATGCCTAATTCTACGATTCAAAAAACGACATTTTTAAATACTTCGGGATATTATGATATTAAAGCATATTATTTATTTACCTCTGCATTGTTTGATGGTAATATTCAGATGAGTTTGAATGGTAATGCTGATTTTTATAATAATGTGACTTATATCAATGATACGCGTAATGATGGAGGGCATATATTGTATTCACAATCGCTTCAATTCCGTTATATGTTCAGTGATATTTTTGAAGCAGAGTTAAATGGTAATTACTCGTTGAATAGTGCTACTTATAAGCTTCCTTATAATGATCAAATCATCGCACATTCAGGGGTGCTTGGTCTGGGGTCAAAATGTTATGTTAGCCAGCATAGTTCATTTGGTGTGGAGGTCTCACAAAGGCTTAATGCGGGTTATTCATCTAATTCGTGGACGAATGTCAATCCAACAATTATCAATGCTTATTTTGAATATACTTTTATGCGCAATAATTTGGCCATGTTACGTGTTCAGGGATTCGACTTGCTCAATCAAAACTCAGGAATAACTAGGGATGTTATCGGAAATGATATTTTGGATGTCCAAAATCAAAGATTGTCACGTTATTTTATGTTATCTCTTAATTTTCGTTTGCAAAAATATCCAAAAAAATCATAA
- a CDS encoding NAD(P)H-quinone oxidoreductase: MKAVVITHFGGPECLAVKEVTEPLYSSHEVLIKVRAAGMNRPDVFQRKGNYAAPEGVSADIPGLEVAGEIVAVGGSVSEWKVGDRVCALLSGAGYAQYVAVNQGQCLPIPEGFSYIEAAALPETLFTVYHNVFQRGALMNSQAFLVHGGSGGIGSMAIQLAKLCGAKVYTTVSSDKKAVYCKSLGADVVINYNEEDYEVVIGVDQIDVVLDSIGGDYFAKNIQVMKPDGHLVYINAMKGGKVELNLFKLMQKRIYLSGSLLRSRSVLFKRTVRDEIMQQIFPLLNKKTFQSNVYRTFRLEEAVAAHQLLDSGDFMGKLVFDLQ, translated from the coding sequence ATGAAAGCTGTTGTAATAACCCATTTTGGAGGACCTGAATGCCTAGCGGTAAAAGAGGTCACTGAACCTTTGTATTCATCTCATGAGGTATTAATAAAAGTGCGAGCTGCGGGTATGAACCGTCCGGACGTTTTTCAAAGGAAAGGAAACTATGCTGCGCCTGAAGGGGTTTCGGCCGATATCCCAGGTTTGGAGGTTGCGGGAGAAATAGTAGCTGTTGGTGGGTCTGTGAGCGAATGGAAGGTGGGGGATCGTGTGTGTGCGCTTTTGTCCGGAGCCGGATATGCGCAGTATGTAGCTGTAAATCAAGGTCAGTGCCTGCCTATACCTGAAGGTTTTAGTTATATAGAGGCTGCTGCACTTCCTGAAACTTTATTTACAGTTTATCATAATGTTTTTCAACGGGGGGCATTAATGAATAGTCAAGCTTTTTTAGTTCACGGCGGTAGCGGTGGTATCGGTTCAATGGCTATACAATTAGCAAAATTGTGTGGTGCAAAAGTGTATACGACCGTGAGCTCTGATAAGAAAGCTGTATACTGCAAAAGTTTAGGGGCCGATGTGGTTATTAATTATAATGAAGAAGATTATGAAGTGGTTATCGGTGTTGATCAAATCGATGTTGTGTTGGATAGTATTGGAGGCGATTATTTTGCTAAAAATATCCAGGTAATGAAGCCAGATGGTCATTTGGTATATATAAATGCGATGAAGGGTGGGAAGGTTGAATTAAATCTATTTAAATTGATGCAAAAGCGAATTTATTTATCTGGAAGTTTGCTGAGAAGTCGTTCTGTTTTATTTAAACGTACTGTGCGGGATGAGATTATGCAGCAAATATTCCCATTACTCAATAAAAAGACGTTCCAGAGTAATGTCTACCGGACCTTTAGGCTTGAAGAAGCTGTGGCTGCACATCAGTTATTAGATTCGGGTGATTTTATGGGTAAGTTGGTGTTTGATCTTCAATAA
- a CDS encoding ferritin, producing MKDLLKLKSSLTEEIENILNAQIKVEAHSSSLYLAMSSWCDDQGLENAAEFFAKQSNEEREHMLKLFNYINNRGGRAISPEVTGIPSDFDSFRGIFESTLEQEMFVTEQFNNIADKCVKAKDYVTFNFLQWFLSEQVEEEFVARRILELFDVIGEEGTGRWEIDKHLVKVTFAGE from the coding sequence ATGAAAGATTTATTGAAATTAAAATCTTCTTTAACAGAAGAAATCGAAAATATATTAAATGCGCAAATTAAGGTAGAAGCTCACTCTTCATCTTTGTATTTAGCGATGTCATCTTGGTGTGATGATCAAGGCTTAGAAAATGCTGCTGAATTTTTTGCTAAGCAGTCAAATGAAGAACGCGAGCATATGTTGAAGCTTTTTAATTATATCAATAATAGAGGTGGTCGTGCTATTTCTCCTGAAGTAACTGGTATTCCTTCTGATTTTGATTCGTTCCGTGGAATTTTTGAATCTACATTGGAGCAAGAAATGTTCGTAACAGAGCAGTTCAATAATATCGCTGATAAATGTGTGAAGGCTAAAGATTATGTAACCTTTAACTTCTTACAGTGGTTCTTGTCTGAACAGGTTGAAGAAGAGTTTGTAGCAAGAAGAATTTTAGAGTTATTTGACGTGATCGGCGAAGAGGGAACTGGACGTTGGGAAATTGACAAGCATTTGGTTAAGGTAACTTTTGCAGGTGAATAA